The following proteins are co-located in the Vigna unguiculata cultivar IT97K-499-35 chromosome 9, ASM411807v1, whole genome shotgun sequence genome:
- the LOC114164474 gene encoding probable purine permease 5 isoform X1, whose amino-acid sequence MSVISVPLLAPESMEAEASIPSDSLRVQISKFTTSATEAYKRKPIHYWIFLVLGILAMLVAFPASSILSRVYYDNGGKSKWIISWVAVAGWPLTALILFPSYLISKTFPTPLNLKLVLSYIVLGFFSAADNLMYAYAYAYLPASTASLVASSSVVFSALFGYFLVKNKVNASIVNAVFIITAALTIIALDSSSDRYPNITDREYIMGFVWDVLGSALHGLIFALSELVFVMLLGRRSFIVVLEQQVMVSLFAFLFTTVGMIVSGDFQGMAHEATTFKGGRAAYILVVIWGAITFQLGVLGGTAVIFLGSTVLAGVLNAVRTPITSIAAVILLKDPMSGFKILSLVITIWGFGSYIYGSSMSEKNS is encoded by the exons ATGTCTGTAATTTCTGTGCCGCTGCTTGCACCTG AAAGTATGGAGGCTGAAGCATCGATTCCCTCAGATTCACTCCGGGTTCAGATTTCCAAATTCACTACCTCCGCCACTGAAGCTTACAAAAGAAAGCCAATCCATTATTGGATTTTTCTTGTTCTTGGCATCTTGGCAATGCTTGTGGCATTTCCTGCTTCCAGCATTCTGTCTCGTGTTTACTATGATAACGGTGGGAAGAGCAAGTGGATCATATCTTGGGTGGCTGTTGCTGGATGGCCCTTAACTGCATTGATACTGTTTCCTTCATACCTTATCAGTAAAACCTTTCCCACACCTCTCAACCTTAAACTGGTTCTGTCTTACATCGTTTTGGGTTTCTTTAGTGCTGCTGATAACCTCATGTATGCCTATGCTTATGCTTACCTCCCTGCATCCACTGCCTCACTTGTGGCATCATCATCCGTTGTGTTTTCTGCACTGTTTGGATACTTTCTAGTGAAGAACAAAGTGAATGCTTCAATTGTAAATGCTGTTTTTATCATAACTGCTGCATTGACCATCATTGCCTTGGACTCAAGTTCAGACAGGTATCCCAACATCACTGACAGAGAATACATCATGGGATTTGTGTGGGATGTTTTGGGATCTGCTCTTCATGGGCTTATTTTTGCGCTCTCAGAGCTGGTCTTTGTGATGTTGTTGGGAAGAAGATCCTTCATTGTGGTTCTGGAACAGCAAGTCATGGTTTCTCTGTTTGCTTTTCTGTTTACCACTGTAGGAATGATTGTGAGTGGTGATTTTCAGGGAATGGCACATGAAGCTACCACTTTCAAAGGTGGTAGAGCTGCTTATATTCTTGTTGTTATTTGGGGTGCAATCACTTTTCAATTGGGGGTGTTGGGTGGCACTGCTGTTATTTTCTTGGGTTCTACTGTGCTAGCTGGTGTGCTTAACGCAGTAAGAACACCCATAACTAGCATTGCAGCTGTTATTCTGCTGAAGGACCCTATGAGTGGTTTCAAGATCCTCTCGCTAGTGATCACCATTTGGGGATTTGGCTCGTATATCTATGGCAGTTCTATGAGTGAAAAAAATTCATGA
- the LOC114164474 gene encoding probable purine permease 5 isoform X2: MEAEASIPSDSLRVQISKFTTSATEAYKRKPIHYWIFLVLGILAMLVAFPASSILSRVYYDNGGKSKWIISWVAVAGWPLTALILFPSYLISKTFPTPLNLKLVLSYIVLGFFSAADNLMYAYAYAYLPASTASLVASSSVVFSALFGYFLVKNKVNASIVNAVFIITAALTIIALDSSSDRYPNITDREYIMGFVWDVLGSALHGLIFALSELVFVMLLGRRSFIVVLEQQVMVSLFAFLFTTVGMIVSGDFQGMAHEATTFKGGRAAYILVVIWGAITFQLGVLGGTAVIFLGSTVLAGVLNAVRTPITSIAAVILLKDPMSGFKILSLVITIWGFGSYIYGSSMSEKNS; encoded by the coding sequence ATGGAGGCTGAAGCATCGATTCCCTCAGATTCACTCCGGGTTCAGATTTCCAAATTCACTACCTCCGCCACTGAAGCTTACAAAAGAAAGCCAATCCATTATTGGATTTTTCTTGTTCTTGGCATCTTGGCAATGCTTGTGGCATTTCCTGCTTCCAGCATTCTGTCTCGTGTTTACTATGATAACGGTGGGAAGAGCAAGTGGATCATATCTTGGGTGGCTGTTGCTGGATGGCCCTTAACTGCATTGATACTGTTTCCTTCATACCTTATCAGTAAAACCTTTCCCACACCTCTCAACCTTAAACTGGTTCTGTCTTACATCGTTTTGGGTTTCTTTAGTGCTGCTGATAACCTCATGTATGCCTATGCTTATGCTTACCTCCCTGCATCCACTGCCTCACTTGTGGCATCATCATCCGTTGTGTTTTCTGCACTGTTTGGATACTTTCTAGTGAAGAACAAAGTGAATGCTTCAATTGTAAATGCTGTTTTTATCATAACTGCTGCATTGACCATCATTGCCTTGGACTCAAGTTCAGACAGGTATCCCAACATCACTGACAGAGAATACATCATGGGATTTGTGTGGGATGTTTTGGGATCTGCTCTTCATGGGCTTATTTTTGCGCTCTCAGAGCTGGTCTTTGTGATGTTGTTGGGAAGAAGATCCTTCATTGTGGTTCTGGAACAGCAAGTCATGGTTTCTCTGTTTGCTTTTCTGTTTACCACTGTAGGAATGATTGTGAGTGGTGATTTTCAGGGAATGGCACATGAAGCTACCACTTTCAAAGGTGGTAGAGCTGCTTATATTCTTGTTGTTATTTGGGGTGCAATCACTTTTCAATTGGGGGTGTTGGGTGGCACTGCTGTTATTTTCTTGGGTTCTACTGTGCTAGCTGGTGTGCTTAACGCAGTAAGAACACCCATAACTAGCATTGCAGCTGTTATTCTGCTGAAGGACCCTATGAGTGGTTTCAAGATCCTCTCGCTAGTGATCACCATTTGGGGATTTGGCTCGTATATCTATGGCAGTTCTATGAGTGAAAAAAATTCATGA